Proteins from one Nomia melanderi isolate GNS246 chromosome 3, iyNomMela1, whole genome shotgun sequence genomic window:
- the RasGAP1 gene encoding ras GTPase activating protein 1 isoform X1 → MAEETRLVRVEERLKIKIGEVKNLQSRSHGSPGARDVYCALSLDQEEIFRTTTMERTLNPFFGEEFQFEVPRKFRYLGIYVYDRDRHLKQDKILGKVAIKREDLATYHNKEHWFPLRPVDADSEVQGKAHLELALQPQIGHAQSKLTVRVIECSELTVKNGGCDPYATVMVIYSNGKQIIKRTKTKKKTVTPYFNETFVFEPEIPESKEKDVSHYPIESGEVGEVVVGLWHASPGMGEQPAFLGEVRVTLRGLQKQPTSTTTAWYFLQPRAAKHRPSKISSTSTPTGVLPGLGSLRLKIHYTADHVFPSAMYDRLRNLLLQSVNIQPVTSSAVYILGEIVASKMEAAQPLVRVLVHHGQLVSVMQALASHEISKLTDPTTIFRGNTLVSKMMDEGMRLAGLHYLHSTLRPAMEQVFLEKKPCEIDPTRVKDANTIQTNLANLKEYVERVFTAITTSGVRCPPLMCEMFWCLRELATTHFPKNKEVRYSVISGFIFLRFFAPAILGPRLFDITTEQIDSQTNRTLTLISKTIQSLGNLVSCRGGAGSVCKEEYMEYYFCREFYTEKHIQAVKQFLELISTSSNSGNAKQRPSTQLEQPVVLKEGIYFLFMHTADRDKRVMIKRAQGRKRFGRKNFKQRYFRLTTQDLTYSKTKVNYLLGKEPLCKIPLEEILAVERLQENSFKMKNMFQIIQSQRALYVQAGNCVEEKEWIDILTKICRTNNNRLEKYHPSAYINGHWLCCKAVAEVAPGCSEVSPGTEAGLRMVLDPDRDLQRIHSLIFTNMPRLETLMSACECQAVYGASDMCVIPGGGSPIEDVPSCFKTLTALREAAYALQHEHRAHFRRLARDTKYGSKQAPIGDDNYLHLAARAGFESQLTKYAYEMDNLNQHYIETDHCYESGFSRRIEDRRYDETFRKYLDSDSIHRRYENENNLLRRYENNTDTIKSIQNNLKKFDHNLHNTLRIDKFEKTTSLENNRRLDSSTVLTT, encoded by the exons ATGGCCGAGGAGACGCGCCTAGTTCGCGTTgaagaaagattaaaaattaaaattg GTGAAGTAAAAAATCTGCAGAGTAGAAGTCATGGATCTCCAGGTGCAAGAGATGTGTATTGTGCATTGTCCCTTGATCAAGAGGAAATATTTAGGACAACAACAATGGAAAGAACTCTCAA cCCCTTTTTCGGAGAGGAATTCCAATTTGAAGTACCTAGGAAATTTCGTTATCTTGGCATTTATGTTTATGATCGAGATAGACATTTGAAACAAGATAAAATATTGGGTAAAGTTGCAATAAAGAGAGAAGATTTAGCAACGTATCATAATAAGGAACATTGGTTCCCTTTGAGGCCAGTTGATGCTGACTCTGAAGTTCAAGGCAAAGCACATCTGGAACTTGCTCTCCAACCTCAAATCGGACATGCTCAATCTAAACTTACAGTGAG AGTAATAGAATGTAGTGAATTAACTGTTAAAAATGGAGGCTGTGATCCATACGCAACTGTTATGGTCATCTATAGTAATggtaaacaaattataaaacgcACAAAAACTAAGAAGAAAACAGTGACCccgtattttaatgaaacatttgtaTTCGAG CCAGAAATACCAGAATCCAAAGAGAAGGATGTTTCTCATTACCCTATTGAAAGTGGAGAAGTAGGTGAAGTAGTTGTAGGTTTATGGCATGCATCTCCTGGTATGGGAGAACAACCAGCTTTTCTCGGTGAAGTTAGAGTTACATTGAGAGGCCTACAAAAGCAACCAACTAGTACAACAACTGCATG GTACTTCTTGCAACCTAGAGCAGCAAAACATCGCCCAAGTAAAATTTCCAGCACTTCTACACCGACTGGTGTACTGCCAGGTTTAGGATCTCTGagattaaaaatacattatacagCAGATCATGTTTTTCCATCGGCAATGTATGATAGACTTAGAAACTTGTtattacaaagtgttaatattcaacCGGTAACATCATCTGCTGTTTATATTTTGGGAGAAATTGTGGCGAGTAAAATGGAAGCTGCACAACCATTGGTCAGAGTATTAGTACATCATGGACAATTGGTTTCTGTAATGCAAGCTTTAGCTAGTCATGAAATTTCCAAATTAAC CGATCCAACAACGATATTCCGTGGTAATACATTAGTAAGTAAAATGATGGATGAAGGTATGAGATTAGCAGGCCTTCATTATCTACATAGTACACTTAGACCAGCCATGGAACAAGTCTTCCTAGAAAAAAAACCATGTGAAATAGATCCGACTAGAGTAAAGGATGCAAATACAATTCAAACTAATCTAGCAAATCTAAag GAATATGTTGAAAGAGTTTTCACTGCTATTACAACATCGGGCGTACGATGTCCGCCTTTAATGTGTGAAATGTTTTGGTGCTTAAGAGAACTTGCAACAACGCATTTTCCAAAAAATAAGGAAGTGAGATATTCAGTGATCAGCGGCttcatttttcttcgattttttgcTCCCGCGATATTGGGTCCAagattatttgatattacaacTGAGCAAATT GATTCTCAAACCAATAGGACATTGACATTAATTTCGAAAACGATTCAAAGTCTAGGAAACCTAGTAAGTTGTAGAGGAGGAGCAGGTAGTGTTTGTAAAGAAGAATACATGGAAT ATTATTTTTGTAGGGAATTTTATACGGAAAAACATATACAAGCAGTCAAACAATTTCTGGAACTAATATCGACGAGTAGTAACAGTGGAAATGCAAAACAACGACCAAGTACCCAACTAGAACAACCAGTTGTGCTAAAAGAGGG aatatattttctCTTCATGCATACTGCTGACCGTGATAAAAG agTAATGATTAAAAGAGCACAGGGGAGGAAAAGGTTTGggcgaaaaaattttaaacaaagatattttagaCTCACTACTCAAGACTTGACTTATTCTAAAACGAAAG taaattatttattaggtAAAGAACCTTTATGTAAAATACCACTTGAAGAAATTCTAGCCGTTGAAAGGCTCcaagaaaattcttttaaaatgaaaaatatgtttcaaatcATTCAGTCGCAAAGGGCGTTGTACGTCCAAGCTGGAAACTGTGTGGAAGAAAAGGAATGGattgatattttaacaaaaatttgtcGTACAAATAATAATCGTTTAGAAAAGTACCATCCCAGTGCGTATATTAATGGTCATTGGCTTTG TTGCAAAGCAGTGGCTGAAGTAGCTCCAGGGTGTAGTGAGGTATCGCCAGGGACAGAAGCTGGATTACGCATGGTTCTAGACCCAGATCGAGATTTACAACGAATACATTCGCTCATATTTACAAATATGCCGAGGCTTGAAACATTAATGAGTGCATGTGAATGTCAAGCTGTTTACGGAGCTAGTGACATGTGTGTTATACCAGGTGGTGGATCTCCTATAGAAGATGTGCCCTCTTGTTTTAAAACTTTAACTGCATTAAGAGAAGCAGCATATGCTTTACAGCATGAACACAGAGCCCATTTTAGAAGATTGGCTCGCGATACCAAATATGGAAGCAA GCAAGCTCCGATTGGTGACGACAATTACCTCCATTTAGCTGCGAGAGCTGGATTCGAGAGTCAGTTAACGAAGTATGCTTATGAAATGGATAATTTAAATCAACATTACATAGAAACGGATCACTGTTATGAAAGTGGATTTTCAAGACGAATAGAGGATCGACGATACGAtgaaacatttagaaaatatttagattCTGATTCGATACATCGTAggtatgaaaatgaaaacaatttattacGGCGATATGAAAATAATACTGATACTATTAAAAGTATCCAAAATAATCTCAAAAAATTCGACCATAATTTACATAATACGTTAAGAATAGATAAGTTTGAGAAAACTACAAGTTTAGAAAACAATAGAAGATTGGACAGTTCTACTGTATTGACCACATGA
- the RasGAP1 gene encoding ras GTPase activating protein 1 isoform X5, producing the protein MAEETRLVRVEERLKIKIGEVKNLQSRSHGSPGARDVYCALSLDQEEIFRTTTMERTLNPFFGEEFQFEVPRKFRYLGIYVYDRDRHLKQDKILGKVAIKREDLATYHNKEHWFPLRPVDADSEVQGKAHLELALQPQIGHAQSKLTVRVIECSELTVKNGGCDPYATVMVIYSNGKQIIKRTKTKKKTVTPYFNETFVFEPEIPESKEKDVSHYPIESGEVGEVVVGLWHASPGMGEQPAFLGEVRVTLRGLQKQPTSTTTAWYFLQPRAAKHRPSKISSTSTPTGVLPGLGSLRLKIHYTADHVFPSAMYDRLRNLLLQSVNIQPVTSSAVYILGEIVASKMEAAQPLVRVLVHHGQLVSVMQALASHEISKLTDPTTIFRGNTLVSKMMDEGMRLAGLHYLHSTLRPAMEQVFLEKKPCEIDPTRVKDANTIQTNLANLKEYVERVFTAITTSGVRCPPLMCEMFWCLRELATTHFPKNKEVRYSVISGFIFLRFFAPAILGPRLFDITTEQIDSQTNRTLTLISKTIQSLGNLVSCRGGAGSVCKEEYMECVYREFYTEKHIQAVKQFLELISTSSNSGNAKQRPSTQLEQPVVLKEGVMIKRAQGRKRFGRKNFKQRYFRLTTQDLTYSKTKGKEPLCKIPLEEILAVERLQENSFKMKNMFQIIQSQRALYVQAGNCVEEKEWIDILTKICRTNNNRLEKYHPSAYINGHWLCCKAVAEVAPGCSEVSPGTEAGLRMVLDPDRDLQRIHSLIFTNMPRLETLMSACECQAVYGASDMCVIPGGGSPIEDVPSCFKTLTALREAAYALQHEHRAHFRRLARDTKYGSKQAPIGDDNYLHLAARAGFESQLTKYAYEMDNLNQHYIETDHCYESGFSRRIEDRRYDETFRKYLDSDSIHRRYENENNLLRRYENNTDTIKSIQNNLKKFDHNLHNTLRIDKFEKTTSLENNRRLDSSTVLTT; encoded by the exons ATGGCCGAGGAGACGCGCCTAGTTCGCGTTgaagaaagattaaaaattaaaattg GTGAAGTAAAAAATCTGCAGAGTAGAAGTCATGGATCTCCAGGTGCAAGAGATGTGTATTGTGCATTGTCCCTTGATCAAGAGGAAATATTTAGGACAACAACAATGGAAAGAACTCTCAA cCCCTTTTTCGGAGAGGAATTCCAATTTGAAGTACCTAGGAAATTTCGTTATCTTGGCATTTATGTTTATGATCGAGATAGACATTTGAAACAAGATAAAATATTGGGTAAAGTTGCAATAAAGAGAGAAGATTTAGCAACGTATCATAATAAGGAACATTGGTTCCCTTTGAGGCCAGTTGATGCTGACTCTGAAGTTCAAGGCAAAGCACATCTGGAACTTGCTCTCCAACCTCAAATCGGACATGCTCAATCTAAACTTACAGTGAG AGTAATAGAATGTAGTGAATTAACTGTTAAAAATGGAGGCTGTGATCCATACGCAACTGTTATGGTCATCTATAGTAATggtaaacaaattataaaacgcACAAAAACTAAGAAGAAAACAGTGACCccgtattttaatgaaacatttgtaTTCGAG CCAGAAATACCAGAATCCAAAGAGAAGGATGTTTCTCATTACCCTATTGAAAGTGGAGAAGTAGGTGAAGTAGTTGTAGGTTTATGGCATGCATCTCCTGGTATGGGAGAACAACCAGCTTTTCTCGGTGAAGTTAGAGTTACATTGAGAGGCCTACAAAAGCAACCAACTAGTACAACAACTGCATG GTACTTCTTGCAACCTAGAGCAGCAAAACATCGCCCAAGTAAAATTTCCAGCACTTCTACACCGACTGGTGTACTGCCAGGTTTAGGATCTCTGagattaaaaatacattatacagCAGATCATGTTTTTCCATCGGCAATGTATGATAGACTTAGAAACTTGTtattacaaagtgttaatattcaacCGGTAACATCATCTGCTGTTTATATTTTGGGAGAAATTGTGGCGAGTAAAATGGAAGCTGCACAACCATTGGTCAGAGTATTAGTACATCATGGACAATTGGTTTCTGTAATGCAAGCTTTAGCTAGTCATGAAATTTCCAAATTAAC CGATCCAACAACGATATTCCGTGGTAATACATTAGTAAGTAAAATGATGGATGAAGGTATGAGATTAGCAGGCCTTCATTATCTACATAGTACACTTAGACCAGCCATGGAACAAGTCTTCCTAGAAAAAAAACCATGTGAAATAGATCCGACTAGAGTAAAGGATGCAAATACAATTCAAACTAATCTAGCAAATCTAAag GAATATGTTGAAAGAGTTTTCACTGCTATTACAACATCGGGCGTACGATGTCCGCCTTTAATGTGTGAAATGTTTTGGTGCTTAAGAGAACTTGCAACAACGCATTTTCCAAAAAATAAGGAAGTGAGATATTCAGTGATCAGCGGCttcatttttcttcgattttttgcTCCCGCGATATTGGGTCCAagattatttgatattacaacTGAGCAAATT GATTCTCAAACCAATAGGACATTGACATTAATTTCGAAAACGATTCAAAGTCTAGGAAACCTAGTAAGTTGTAGAGGAGGAGCAGGTAGTGTTTGTAAAGAAGAATACATGGAATGTGTGTATAG GGAATTTTATACGGAAAAACATATACAAGCAGTCAAACAATTTCTGGAACTAATATCGACGAGTAGTAACAGTGGAAATGCAAAACAACGACCAAGTACCCAACTAGAACAACCAGTTGTGCTAAAAGAGGG agTAATGATTAAAAGAGCACAGGGGAGGAAAAGGTTTGggcgaaaaaattttaaacaaagatattttagaCTCACTACTCAAGACTTGACTTATTCTAAAACGAAAG gtAAAGAACCTTTATGTAAAATACCACTTGAAGAAATTCTAGCCGTTGAAAGGCTCcaagaaaattcttttaaaatgaaaaatatgtttcaaatcATTCAGTCGCAAAGGGCGTTGTACGTCCAAGCTGGAAACTGTGTGGAAGAAAAGGAATGGattgatattttaacaaaaatttgtcGTACAAATAATAATCGTTTAGAAAAGTACCATCCCAGTGCGTATATTAATGGTCATTGGCTTTG TTGCAAAGCAGTGGCTGAAGTAGCTCCAGGGTGTAGTGAGGTATCGCCAGGGACAGAAGCTGGATTACGCATGGTTCTAGACCCAGATCGAGATTTACAACGAATACATTCGCTCATATTTACAAATATGCCGAGGCTTGAAACATTAATGAGTGCATGTGAATGTCAAGCTGTTTACGGAGCTAGTGACATGTGTGTTATACCAGGTGGTGGATCTCCTATAGAAGATGTGCCCTCTTGTTTTAAAACTTTAACTGCATTAAGAGAAGCAGCATATGCTTTACAGCATGAACACAGAGCCCATTTTAGAAGATTGGCTCGCGATACCAAATATGGAAGCAA GCAAGCTCCGATTGGTGACGACAATTACCTCCATTTAGCTGCGAGAGCTGGATTCGAGAGTCAGTTAACGAAGTATGCTTATGAAATGGATAATTTAAATCAACATTACATAGAAACGGATCACTGTTATGAAAGTGGATTTTCAAGACGAATAGAGGATCGACGATACGAtgaaacatttagaaaatatttagattCTGATTCGATACATCGTAggtatgaaaatgaaaacaatttattacGGCGATATGAAAATAATACTGATACTATTAAAAGTATCCAAAATAATCTCAAAAAATTCGACCATAATTTACATAATACGTTAAGAATAGATAAGTTTGAGAAAACTACAAGTTTAGAAAACAATAGAAGATTGGACAGTTCTACTGTATTGACCACATGA
- the RasGAP1 gene encoding ras GTPase activating protein 1 isoform X3: protein MAEETRLVRVEERLKIKIGEVKNLQSRSHGSPGARDVYCALSLDQEEIFRTTTMERTLNPFFGEEFQFEVPRKFRYLGIYVYDRDRHLKQDKILGKVAIKREDLATYHNKEHWFPLRPVDADSEVQGKAHLELALQPQIGHAQSKLTVRVIECSELTVKNGGCDPYATVMVIYSNGKQIIKRTKTKKKTVTPYFNETFVFEPEIPESKEKDVSHYPIESGEVGEVVVGLWHASPGMGEQPAFLGEVRVTLRGLQKQPTSTTTAWYFLQPRAAKHRPSKISSTSTPTGVLPGLGSLRLKIHYTADHVFPSAMYDRLRNLLLQSVNIQPVTSSAVYILGEIVASKMEAAQPLVRVLVHHGQLVSVMQALASHEISKLTDPTTIFRGNTLVSKMMDEGMRLAGLHYLHSTLRPAMEQVFLEKKPCEIDPTRVKDANTIQTNLANLKEYVERVFTAITTSGVRCPPLMCEMFWCLRELATTHFPKNKEVRYSVISGFIFLRFFAPAILGPRLFDITTEQIDSQTNRTLTLISKTIQSLGNLVSCRGGAGSVCKEEYMECVYREFYTEKHIQAVKQFLELISTSSNSGNAKQRPSTQLEQPVVLKEGVMIKRAQGRKRFGRKNFKQRYFRLTTQDLTYSKTKVNYLLGKEPLCKIPLEEILAVERLQENSFKMKNMFQIIQSQRALYVQAGNCVEEKEWIDILTKICRTNNNRLEKYHPSAYINGHWLCCKAVAEVAPGCSEVSPGTEAGLRMVLDPDRDLQRIHSLIFTNMPRLETLMSACECQAVYGASDMCVIPGGGSPIEDVPSCFKTLTALREAAYALQHEHRAHFRRLARDTKYGSKQAPIGDDNYLHLAARAGFESQLTKYAYEMDNLNQHYIETDHCYESGFSRRIEDRRYDETFRKYLDSDSIHRRYENENNLLRRYENNTDTIKSIQNNLKKFDHNLHNTLRIDKFEKTTSLENNRRLDSSTVLTT, encoded by the exons ATGGCCGAGGAGACGCGCCTAGTTCGCGTTgaagaaagattaaaaattaaaattg GTGAAGTAAAAAATCTGCAGAGTAGAAGTCATGGATCTCCAGGTGCAAGAGATGTGTATTGTGCATTGTCCCTTGATCAAGAGGAAATATTTAGGACAACAACAATGGAAAGAACTCTCAA cCCCTTTTTCGGAGAGGAATTCCAATTTGAAGTACCTAGGAAATTTCGTTATCTTGGCATTTATGTTTATGATCGAGATAGACATTTGAAACAAGATAAAATATTGGGTAAAGTTGCAATAAAGAGAGAAGATTTAGCAACGTATCATAATAAGGAACATTGGTTCCCTTTGAGGCCAGTTGATGCTGACTCTGAAGTTCAAGGCAAAGCACATCTGGAACTTGCTCTCCAACCTCAAATCGGACATGCTCAATCTAAACTTACAGTGAG AGTAATAGAATGTAGTGAATTAACTGTTAAAAATGGAGGCTGTGATCCATACGCAACTGTTATGGTCATCTATAGTAATggtaaacaaattataaaacgcACAAAAACTAAGAAGAAAACAGTGACCccgtattttaatgaaacatttgtaTTCGAG CCAGAAATACCAGAATCCAAAGAGAAGGATGTTTCTCATTACCCTATTGAAAGTGGAGAAGTAGGTGAAGTAGTTGTAGGTTTATGGCATGCATCTCCTGGTATGGGAGAACAACCAGCTTTTCTCGGTGAAGTTAGAGTTACATTGAGAGGCCTACAAAAGCAACCAACTAGTACAACAACTGCATG GTACTTCTTGCAACCTAGAGCAGCAAAACATCGCCCAAGTAAAATTTCCAGCACTTCTACACCGACTGGTGTACTGCCAGGTTTAGGATCTCTGagattaaaaatacattatacagCAGATCATGTTTTTCCATCGGCAATGTATGATAGACTTAGAAACTTGTtattacaaagtgttaatattcaacCGGTAACATCATCTGCTGTTTATATTTTGGGAGAAATTGTGGCGAGTAAAATGGAAGCTGCACAACCATTGGTCAGAGTATTAGTACATCATGGACAATTGGTTTCTGTAATGCAAGCTTTAGCTAGTCATGAAATTTCCAAATTAAC CGATCCAACAACGATATTCCGTGGTAATACATTAGTAAGTAAAATGATGGATGAAGGTATGAGATTAGCAGGCCTTCATTATCTACATAGTACACTTAGACCAGCCATGGAACAAGTCTTCCTAGAAAAAAAACCATGTGAAATAGATCCGACTAGAGTAAAGGATGCAAATACAATTCAAACTAATCTAGCAAATCTAAag GAATATGTTGAAAGAGTTTTCACTGCTATTACAACATCGGGCGTACGATGTCCGCCTTTAATGTGTGAAATGTTTTGGTGCTTAAGAGAACTTGCAACAACGCATTTTCCAAAAAATAAGGAAGTGAGATATTCAGTGATCAGCGGCttcatttttcttcgattttttgcTCCCGCGATATTGGGTCCAagattatttgatattacaacTGAGCAAATT GATTCTCAAACCAATAGGACATTGACATTAATTTCGAAAACGATTCAAAGTCTAGGAAACCTAGTAAGTTGTAGAGGAGGAGCAGGTAGTGTTTGTAAAGAAGAATACATGGAATGTGTGTATAG GGAATTTTATACGGAAAAACATATACAAGCAGTCAAACAATTTCTGGAACTAATATCGACGAGTAGTAACAGTGGAAATGCAAAACAACGACCAAGTACCCAACTAGAACAACCAGTTGTGCTAAAAGAGGG agTAATGATTAAAAGAGCACAGGGGAGGAAAAGGTTTGggcgaaaaaattttaaacaaagatattttagaCTCACTACTCAAGACTTGACTTATTCTAAAACGAAAG taaattatttattaggtAAAGAACCTTTATGTAAAATACCACTTGAAGAAATTCTAGCCGTTGAAAGGCTCcaagaaaattcttttaaaatgaaaaatatgtttcaaatcATTCAGTCGCAAAGGGCGTTGTACGTCCAAGCTGGAAACTGTGTGGAAGAAAAGGAATGGattgatattttaacaaaaatttgtcGTACAAATAATAATCGTTTAGAAAAGTACCATCCCAGTGCGTATATTAATGGTCATTGGCTTTG TTGCAAAGCAGTGGCTGAAGTAGCTCCAGGGTGTAGTGAGGTATCGCCAGGGACAGAAGCTGGATTACGCATGGTTCTAGACCCAGATCGAGATTTACAACGAATACATTCGCTCATATTTACAAATATGCCGAGGCTTGAAACATTAATGAGTGCATGTGAATGTCAAGCTGTTTACGGAGCTAGTGACATGTGTGTTATACCAGGTGGTGGATCTCCTATAGAAGATGTGCCCTCTTGTTTTAAAACTTTAACTGCATTAAGAGAAGCAGCATATGCTTTACAGCATGAACACAGAGCCCATTTTAGAAGATTGGCTCGCGATACCAAATATGGAAGCAA GCAAGCTCCGATTGGTGACGACAATTACCTCCATTTAGCTGCGAGAGCTGGATTCGAGAGTCAGTTAACGAAGTATGCTTATGAAATGGATAATTTAAATCAACATTACATAGAAACGGATCACTGTTATGAAAGTGGATTTTCAAGACGAATAGAGGATCGACGATACGAtgaaacatttagaaaatatttagattCTGATTCGATACATCGTAggtatgaaaatgaaaacaatttattacGGCGATATGAAAATAATACTGATACTATTAAAAGTATCCAAAATAATCTCAAAAAATTCGACCATAATTTACATAATACGTTAAGAATAGATAAGTTTGAGAAAACTACAAGTTTAGAAAACAATAGAAGATTGGACAGTTCTACTGTATTGACCACATGA